Proteins found in one Salvelinus alpinus chromosome 11, SLU_Salpinus.1, whole genome shotgun sequence genomic segment:
- the spi2 gene encoding transcription factor Spi-C: MMNSSEDNQTDLEVILDFLEEHYRQGTGDGGEKVGGVCALPTPVTMEGNFGETCCDHWCHEEKAMQSHGGYTTTLLDQNTTTPSEKGTDHTLPHTMPARPAPTHHTGPGERGRKVRLFHFLFEMLENLGMVHCVSWVPAAADGVFRFSSRNKEQVAALWGQRKGNRRPMTYQKMSRALRNYARSGEIFKVKKKLTYQFSRATLSALRKCHQGKL, from the exons ATGATG AATTCTTCCGAAGATAACCAGACAGATCTGGAGGTGATTTTGGACTTTCTGGAGGAACACTACAGACAGGGCACTGGAGATGGCGGAGAAAAAG TGGGAGGTGTCTGTGCTTTACCTACACCAGTGACAATGGAAGGAAACTTTGGTGAAACTTGTTGTGATCACTGGTGCCATGAGGAAAAG GCTATGCAATCACACGGTGGCTACACAACAACACTACTGGACCAAAACACCACTACACCGTCTGAGAAAGGGACAGACCACACATTGCCACATACTATGCCAGCAAGACCAGCACCCACACACCACACTGGACCTGGTGAAAGAG GTAGAAAGGTGCGTCTGTTTCACTTCTTGTTTGAGATGCTGGAAAACCTTGGCATGGTCCACTGCGTTTCCTGGGTGCCAGCGGCAGCAGACGGAGTGTTCCGCTTCTCTTCCCGGAACAAGGAACAGGTAGCAGCACTCTGGGGGCAGAGGAAAGGCAACAGGAGGCCCATGACCTACCAGAAGATGTCCAGGGCGCTGAGGAACTATGCCCGGTCTGGAGAGATCTTCAAGGTGAAGAAGAAACTGACCTATCAGTTCAGCAGAGCGACCTTGAGTGCCTTGAGGAAGTGCCATCAGGGAAAACTGTAA